The following coding sequences are from one Candidatus Deferrimicrobium sp. window:
- a CDS encoding GIY-YIG nuclease family protein: protein MERSEPSESWWVYMIACRGEKVYTGTARDPEARFRTHLAGKGAAFTRANPPLELLRCELYPNRQAACRAEAALKKLPREKKLAWAKHDS, encoded by the coding sequence ATGGAACGATCCGAGCCGTCGGAATCGTGGTGGGTGTACATGATCGCGTGCCGGGGAGAGAAGGTATACACCGGCACGGCGCGGGACCCGGAGGCCAGGTTCCGTACGCACCTCGCCGGCAAGGGGGCCGCGTTCACGCGGGCGAACCCGCCCCTGGAACTCCTTCGCTGCGAGCTCTACCCGAACCGGCAGGCCGCCTGCCGGGCGGAGGCGGCGTTAAAGAAGTTGCCAAGGGAAAAGAAACTCGCGTGGGCGAAACATGACAGTTAA